The following coding sequences lie in one Methanobrevibacter millerae genomic window:
- a CDS encoding nitroreductase family protein, whose product MERKLRINAELCSACKSCMAVCIRDNIEIDETAYETGNDCFECGHCMAICPEGAISLIRYENQTDRIEEYDSRQIPIDYDDFLQFLKQRRSIRWFKKKKIDEDTFDKLFEGAYYSPSAQNSQDVEFVVLDERLDEFMDIVYDIIKVEEDEFFRIRQFGDYLKDNSSKKYHPLLWEGSQLILTFSTDKTSAVIANARLEMLAYSLGLGGFYSLFILKSDEINHDKLMEFFPQIDKSKHMYSAFIIGYPKRRFRRTIPHDEINVSYM is encoded by the coding sequence ATGGAGAGGAAGTTAAGAATAAATGCGGAGTTATGTAGTGCCTGCAAATCATGCATGGCAGTATGCATCCGTGACAACATTGAAATAGATGAAACAGCTTATGAAACGGGAAACGACTGCTTTGAATGCGGTCACTGTATGGCAATCTGTCCTGAAGGCGCCATCAGCCTTATCAGATATGAAAATCAAACTGACAGGATTGAGGAATACGATTCAAGACAAATCCCTATTGATTATGATGATTTTCTCCAATTTTTAAAGCAAAGGCGATCCATTAGGTGGTTTAAAAAGAAAAAGATTGATGAGGACACTTTTGATAAGCTTTTTGAAGGGGCTTACTATTCACCGTCCGCCCAGAACAGCCAGGATGTCGAATTCGTTGTTCTTGATGAAAGGCTGGACGAATTCATGGACATTGTTTATGATATAATAAAAGTCGAGGAGGATGAATTTTTTAGAATCCGACAATTCGGCGATTATCTCAAAGATAACTCATCAAAGAAATATCATCCTTTGCTTTGGGAAGGTTCACAGCTGATTTTAACATTTTCGACCGATAAAACCAGTGCAGTTATAGCCAATGCACGTTTGGAGATGCTTGCATATTCATTAGGCCTTGGTGGCTTTTACTCGCTTTTTATTTTGAAGTCTGATGAAATCAATCACGACAAGTTAATGGAATTCTTCCCGCAAATTGATAAATCAAAGCATATGTACTCTGCTTTTATCATTGGCTATCCTAAAAGGCGTTTTCGCCGTACTATTCCCCACGATGAAATTAATGTTAGTTACATGTGA